CATCAATCCTTTGCCGCTcgcactccacaacaaaatggtgtagTTGAAAGACGAAATCATACTCTTGTTGAAGCCGCAAGAATAATGCTTGTTTATTCCAAATTACCTCCGTCCCTCTGGGCTGAAGCTGTTAACACTGCATGCTTCACCCAAAATCGGTCCTTCGTTAATCGTCGGTTCGAAAAAACTCCATATGAACTTCTTTTCAATCGTCTACCCAGCGTGAAGTACTTTTGCATATTTAGATGTGTGTGCTATGTTCTAAACGACGAGGACAACCTTGAAAAGTTTGATGTTCGTGGTGATGAAGCAATATTTATTGGCTACACTCAAGATCGTGTGGCATATCGTGTTTATAACCGTCGAACTCGAATCATTAAAGAAAGCACCAATGTCAAGTTGGACGAGATGTCTAGAATGGTACTTGGTCATAACGGCTCTTGCCCTGGACTCAATTCTGATCCTCACTTCCGACATGTTCCACTGGCCACCTCTGATGATCTGGATGTGTTGTTTGAACACATCATCCCTCTAATGTCGTCAAAGCCTACGGTACCCTTCAAACTGGCTACCCCCGAATCAATCACAATCGGTTCCTCTACTTCAGCGGTCGTGGGCGAATCACCATCCGACGAAAGTAACTCCTCCAAATTTCTTCCTCTAGATGACCTTGACACTGGAGTGTCTTCTTCAAACAACGCTCCCATTACCAACTCTCATCCTCCAGCTGTTGAATCGTCTCCTCTCAAATCTAGTGAAGATTCTCCTTTAAATGAAACAGATACTAGGTCTTTAGACACTGCAACTCCTCCCATACTTTTCACTGAACAAAATGCAGATACCCTTGTTCCTCTGTGGGAAGAAAATGCCACCTACCCTACTGACAACACTGAACTCTCTGGATACTCATCCTCTTCGCATATCGACACCTCTCTTAATGATGGATCTACTTCACCTCTTCCACATTCCACGAAATGGACTGCGGATCATCCAATTCATCAAATCATTGGTGATCCAGACGCTCCTGTCCGCACTCGCAAGGCTTCCAACAATGAATGCCTCTTCGCTGCATTTCTGAGCACGATCGAACCTAAAACTGCTTTTGAGGCCCTCTAAGATCCCGACTGGTCTATTgccatgcaagaagaaattcataaATTTGATCGGCTTGAAGTATGGGAACTTGTTCCTCATCCATATGGAAAAACCATTATTGAtaccaagtggatcttcaaaaataAGAAGGATCCTCTCGGCATCATCATTCATAACAAAGCACGTCTTGTAGCAAAAGGATACAGACAACAAGAAAGAATTGACTACGATGAAACATTTACTCTTGTGGCTCGATTAGAAGCCATCCATCTATTTCTTTCATATGCTGCTCACAAGCGATTCACCGTTTATCAAATGGGACataaaaactgcttttctgaacggcatTCTTCAAGAAGAGGTCTATGTCAGTCAACCTGAAGGTTTCGTAGACTCCAAACGCCCCAACTACATGTATCTCCTTTCCAAGGCTCTTTTTGGTCTAAAACAGGCACCCAGGGCGTGGTATGAAACCCTAACCGCATTTCTTTTCAAGAACGGCTTCTCACATGGAACCATAGACATGACTCTATTCATCAGAAAATAAAAAGAACACATCTTGTTAATTCAAGTCTATATTGATGACATCATCTTCGGCTCCACTTCCCCCGCTCTCTGCTATGAGTTTTCTGAACTCATGAAGAACaagttcgaaatgagcatgctcgaAGAACTCCATTTCTTTCTAGGATTAGAAGTTAAACAACTTCCAAAGGGGATTTTCATTGGTCAATCAAAATACATTTCTGATATGTTCAAAAAGTTTAACTTTCCTGAGATGAAAATCAGCCCCACTCCAATGTCAATCAACATATCATTACATGCTGATCTGGATGGTCAACCTTTCGATCAAACTCTCTATCGGAGCCTCATTGGCTCATTGATGTATCTCACTACTAGTAGACCCGACATCATGTTTGCTGTATGTCTGTGTGCCCGTTTCCAGGCCAACCCTAGGTATTCTCACTACAAGGCCGTAATGAGAATCTTTAGATATCTCAAAGGCACGCCCAATCTCGGACTCTGGTATCCTTTCGGGACTGGCTTCAACCTTACAGCATTCACGGATGCTGATCATGGTGGTGACCAAGTAAACTGGAAAAGCACCTCTGGTGGtctccaattcctaggtcacaAGTTAGTCAGCTGGTCCTCTCGCAAGCAAAACTGTATCTCTCTTTCCACTGCTGAATCTGAGTACATTGCAGCTGCAAGCTGTTGCtcccaagtactgtggatgcagtcCCAACTACTTGACTATGGATTCAGATTCCACAAAATCCCGATCTACTGCGACTCTTAGAGTGCCATTGCTATCTCTAGCAATCATGTTCACCACTCTCGAACTAGACACGTCCTCTTAAGGATCATGTTGAAAAAGGGAATGTTGAATTGTATTTTGTATCCACCAAAAGTCAACTTGCTGACTTACTGACCAAGGCCCTAGATGAACCCACATTTACAAATCTGGTTGGTAAAATTGGCATGGTTGATTTCTTTTCCATTTAGGAACCTGGCAAGTGCCTAGGGCGAGTGATGCACTTGCCTAGGGGGAGTATTATGTTTTTCAAAATCTGatgcatcacattttgagggggagatgagAACAATGGCTCTCACATAAATTACAATGTGAGACCCGGTATCATAAtttgattttcaaaatctaaactgaCTTTTACACAAATAACAATGTAAAACTCGCTCTTCAACTAACTCTCCTGAAACCGGCAATTGTCTAGGGGGAGTTAACATCAAAATGTCtgcaatgacggaggatgtgtcctggtgactgcctcaggaggatgtgtctatatgactgcCTCAAAATCTCAGTCAACAAATGATGGAGGATGTGTCACTGTGActacctcaagaggatgtgtctaaatgactgcctcaacaCCACAGTCAACAAATGACGAAGGATGTGTCCATGTGACTGCCTTAAGAGGATGTGTCTATATAACTGCCTCATGGTTCCTGGTCTCAATAACTATTAAAACCTGAGAAAATTAAATTTGaaaaataattaaagtttaaaCTTTAACTTGATTATTTCACAGAATTTCTTAAAATTCTTAAAGGTTATCATGATGTACCAAAATCCCATTAAAATCCAAATCTGCTTAAAGTTTTCGAGCAAGTTCATATGATGAAGGTTTTCGAGCAATTATGCCTAAAGTGTAAATTTTCGAGCAATGCATCTGGTTTTATTGTTTCTCGAGCAAAACTGACTGAAAATTGAAATTTTCAGTCATCACGTGTCTATATAAGGATGAAAGTTCATTTTTTAACCCATCACTTTCAAATCTCACTTTAAAATAATTTTATCCAAGATGCACTTGCTCTCAGGAGAACCGTCATCATCCTTTTTACTATTCATCGTCCTCATCCCTTAATAAAATCGGTATTTTCTTTTGTTTTATGTGTTTATGATTCCATCGTAGGAACCTAGGAACCTATATAGCATCTGTAATCATCTAAATATGTAAGAAATGCCATGATTCTTATGCTTATTTGCTTAATCTCTGTTTACTGTGCAAAAGGGGTATCGAACCCTAGAACTGAAAACTGAATTGATTACTCCCTTAAATTGTAAAATTGTTAGTTTAATCGACCTAGGGTTCATGCTTTGTGATGTTTTAACATGTTTTCTTCCATTAATTTCACTATAAATGCTTTCATCTTCACGATTAAGAAAAAGGGATGAATGTAGGGTTTTTTTTAACTTAGATCGAACATATTTGGTACTTTGTCATGCTTCACAATTCTAACTGGTTAGGTCTGCTCTAGATTTTTCACACTAAAGTTGATTTTAGTCTAATTTGATGATCTCTCTGCTTCATCTTCAACATGTGTTCCAACAAACAGATTGCTCGAAAATCTCAtgttttcgagcgctcgaaaacagtgctcgaaaAAAAATGACTGACTGAAAAACTTTTAGTCTCTGTATGAAAAATCCTTTTGTGCCTGAAAAAGCTAGTGACTAAAAACCATGTGTGCTCGAAAAATGACTGTATGAAAAATCCTCTTGTGTCCGAAAAAGTGTTTGACTGAAAATCTTGTGTGCTCGAAAAGGTCTGCTTGAAAAACTCCTTTCTACTCGAAAATTTGTTCTGACTGAAAAACTTTGACTGCTCGAGAAAGCGTTGTCTGAGATTCTGTGTTGTATGAAATGCTCAAAAATTACTTGCACGAAAACCTTCATTCTCAAAAACTTTTCCTTGGCAATATTTTTAATTAAATCTATTAAATATTTTGTCACCATCTTCACAAAAACACCAAATGAACTGTGTGTTAACTAATCATGCTCATAATTTCACAGCAATGTCAAACAACGCCTTTTTCACCAAGGATGTTCCTACCCCCTGTGATTACTGGATTCCTATCCTATTGAACCACCCATTACACCACCTTTTCACTGAAACAGAAAATGTCTctgaataataacactaattaatgaAGGACACCATGACCTATCACCCAGCCACTGAGAATAACCCTGATCACTTCACCTTCTTAGTTGCCCGAAATCCTGATCACTCAAACTCTTTTTCTCTACGTGACATGAGACGGTACTTAGGCATTCCCAACAGACAACAATATGATGCCTTCCCTTCTGAAGATAATATGTTAGCTGCTGTTCGTCTGCTCGGGTATGAAGGTGAACTCTGAAACATAAGGGCTTTCAAGAAGTAACGCATGGCACAACGATGGGCGGTACTGTACACTTTCATTAACCAATGTTTCAACCCGATGAAAACTGGAACACATCACATCACAATATTCCTGCTAAAGATCttttatgggattgtgtttctaccTAATGCTGATTTTGGCCAAGCTCTATGGGATCGGATGATTGAAATTCACACCTACCCTCCACTCCCAACTTACATCCAATTTCGAAGATTCTATGCCATTATCCTTTCATCCATCCTACATGACTCTCATCTATCTCCCAATCCTCTCCCACACGACAGGAGTAAGCCCGATGTAGAACAAGAAGGTATTTTCTTTATTCAACAACGGATCAGATCAAAGAACGTGCAAAGAAAAGAAAACTTGAGGGTGAAAATAGGCCTAAAAGAAAAACAAAACCAAAGCAGGTCTAACGACccctcctaatccatctggacgaagtctttaacagttggtcccattgcgagattctgacctctatatgccatgaacaacttcatgtaatatgagcaaatgcacagcagaagatgaaatgtcccgttcttattgattaaaaacgttccatattaattgattttgttgcgaggttttgacctctatatgagacgttttttaaagactgcattcatttttaaaacaaaccataacctttatttcataaataaaggtttaaaaagctttacgtagattatcaaataatgataatctaaaacatcctgtttacacacgaccattacataatggtttacaatacaaatatgttacatcgaaatcagtttcttgaatgcagtttttacacaatatcatacaaacatggactccaaatcttgtacttattttagtatgcaacagtggaagcttttagtattcacctgagaataaacatgctttaaacgtaaacaaaaatgttggtgagttataggtttaacctataaatatcaaatcgtaacaatagaccataagatttcatatttcaatacacatcccatacatagagataaaaatcattcatatggtgaacacctgataaccgacattaacaagatgcatatataagaatatccccatcattccgggacacccttcggatatgatataaatttcgaagtactaaagcatccggtactttggatggggtttgtta
This genomic window from Rutidosis leptorrhynchoides isolate AG116_Rl617_1_P2 chromosome 2, CSIRO_AGI_Rlap_v1, whole genome shotgun sequence contains:
- the LOC139888658 gene encoding uncharacterized mitochondrial protein AtMg00810-like, with product MSMLEELHFFLGLEVKQLPKGIFIGQSKYISDMFKKFNFPEMKISPTPMSINISLHADLDGQPFDQTLYRSLIGSLMYLTTSRPDIMFAVCLCARFQANPRYSHYKAVMRIFRYLKGTPNLGLWYPFGTGFNLTAFTDADHGGDQVNWKSTSGGLQFLGHKLVSWSSRKQNCISLSTAESEYIAAASCCSQDTMTYHPATENNPDHFTFLVARNPDHSNSFSLRDMRRYLGIPNRQQYDAFPSEDNMLAAVRLLGYEGEL